In Dolichospermum flos-aquae CCAP 1403/13F, the following proteins share a genomic window:
- a CDS encoding LCP family protein, which yields MIKQVQWSENQVAPQQVPTSEPEVLQPPVQWSENQVTPQQVPTSEPEVKPKQSINSSRHVVESVGAIPNELYDRLGLSVPRWLLWVLTIVLGVILSGLLASSLALWTPLWSNLDQAKDDEFGANKQDQIKVPGDLWTKLSQYKLSKPMNILIMGIEPVPGTVDGSPESFAGKSDTMMLVRLNPSDKSIRLLSIPRGTMIAIPEQGLTKVSEANAKGGPVLAARVVSRSLNNAPIDRYIRISTSGFRELVEQLGGVDVFVPQTMNYQDQAGGFAVNLISGWQSLNGEQAEQFARFREEGMGDLPRVQRQQALITALMQRLNSPTVLPRLPQLTRLMRKYFDTNLKMEEMMALANFSVNVERDHFQMAMLPGTFSKLSQDPNSYWLNMTGQQSLLNDFVGVNVTGIKSDTRPVSIQRIAVQNTTNQPQLTEKVITYLKQKGFTNVYPVPDWPDSQRQTQIIVQKGNRQPGIDLRQVLGLGQIEVSGNGDLESDLTIRIGKDWK from the coding sequence GTGATTAAACAAGTTCAATGGTCAGAAAATCAGGTAGCACCTCAACAAGTACCAACCTCAGAACCGGAGGTGTTACAGCCACCAGTTCAATGGTCAGAAAATCAGGTAACACCTCAACAAGTACCAACCTCAGAACCGGAGGTGAAACCAAAACAATCAATTAACTCTTCTCGTCACGTCGTTGAATCCGTGGGAGCTATTCCCAACGAACTCTATGACCGCTTAGGTTTATCCGTCCCCCGCTGGTTACTGTGGGTATTAACCATTGTTTTAGGGGTAATTTTATCTGGATTACTAGCATCAAGTTTGGCACTATGGACTCCTCTATGGAGTAATCTCGACCAAGCGAAAGATGATGAATTCGGTGCGAATAAACAAGACCAAATCAAAGTACCGGGAGATTTATGGACTAAGCTTTCTCAGTACAAACTATCAAAACCCATGAACATTTTAATTATGGGTATTGAACCGGTGCCAGGGACTGTAGATGGTTCACCGGAAAGTTTTGCTGGTAAAAGCGATACCATGATGTTGGTGCGGCTAAATCCCAGTGATAAATCCATTCGCTTGCTGTCAATTCCCAGAGGGACAATGATAGCGATTCCCGAACAGGGATTAACTAAGGTATCTGAAGCTAACGCTAAAGGTGGTCCAGTTTTAGCCGCAAGAGTAGTTAGTCGGAGTTTAAATAATGCTCCCATAGATCGGTATATCCGCATTTCTACTAGCGGATTTCGGGAATTAGTTGAACAGTTGGGTGGAGTAGATGTATTTGTCCCCCAAACTATGAATTATCAAGATCAGGCTGGTGGCTTTGCCGTAAATTTAATCAGCGGTTGGCAAAGTCTCAATGGTGAACAAGCAGAACAGTTTGCCCGCTTTCGTGAAGAAGGTATGGGGGATTTACCAAGAGTCCAACGACAACAAGCACTGATAACTGCTTTAATGCAACGTCTCAACAGTCCCACTGTTTTACCCAGGTTGCCCCAATTAACTCGCTTAATGCGGAAGTATTTTGATACCAACCTCAAAATGGAAGAAATGATGGCATTGGCAAATTTTTCCGTCAATGTAGAACGGGATCATTTCCAAATGGCAATGTTACCTGGTACTTTTAGTAAACTCAGTCAAGACCCCAATAGCTATTGGTTAAATATGACTGGCCAACAAAGCTTATTAAATGATTTTGTTGGGGTAAATGTAACTGGGATTAAATCAGATACCAGACCCGTTTCTATCCAAAGAATTGCCGTTCAAAATACGACTAATCAACCCCAGCTAACGGAAAAGGTCATTACCTATCTTAAACAGAAAGGTTTTACTAATGTTTACCCAGTTCCAGACTGGCCAGATAGCCAACGTCAAACTCAGATTATTGTCCAAAAAGGCAACCGACAACCAGGAATTGACTTGCGACAAGTTTTAGGTTTAGGACAAATTGAAGTTTCCGGAAATGGTGATTTGGAATCTGACCTCACAATTCGCATTGGTAAAGATTGGAAATAG